Proteins found in one Longimicrobiaceae bacterium genomic segment:
- a CDS encoding PIN domain-containing protein, translated as MSPLFIDTRFLIALETFDDQHHAEAAEYWQRLAPSRPHLVTTSFVLDEVVTFFNSRNRHTKAVEIANRLLSSPSVNVLFVDEELFRTAVDYLTQRADKRYSLTDCVSFVVMERLRIGGALAFDAHFEQAGFTRNPALPLRG; from the coding sequence GTGAGCCCGCTGTTCATCGATACGAGGTTCTTGATCGCGCTGGAGACGTTCGACGACCAGCACCACGCCGAAGCCGCGGAGTATTGGCAGCGGCTCGCTCCCTCACGCCCGCACCTCGTGACTACCAGCTTCGTGCTCGATGAGGTGGTCACGTTCTTCAACAGCCGGAACCGGCACACGAAAGCGGTCGAGATCGCGAACCGGCTACTCTCCAGCCCATCGGTGAACGTCCTCTTCGTGGACGAGGAGCTTTTCCGCACCGCCGTGGACTATCTTACGCAACGGGCGGACAAGCGCTACTCGCTCACCGACTGCGTCTCGTTCGTCGTGATGGAGCGTCTCCGCATCGGAGGCGCTCTCGCGTTCGATGCGCATTTCGAGCAGGCCGGCTTCACCCGTAACCCCGCCCTTCCGCTTCGGGGTTAG